In Bradyrhizobium sp. WBOS07, the genomic window CTTCATTCGGCTGGAGGAAGCGATGTGGGAATTAAATCATAATAATTGCCTGGTCTCGCACGCACCGCTGTTGGCCCAGATGCGCGCGGAGTTGGCCAGCATCGGCGAGAAGGAGCGCATTCTGAAAGAACGGAGTGCCGATCGCGAAGCTCATCGTTACCTTTTGGATGCTCATCGGTTGACCGCGAGAGAGTGTTTTCTTGGCGAGCTGCTTTTGAACGTTGCGCCACAGGGGGGAGGCGAGGACGGCCAGCTGGCGGCATGACGGGCCGGATTGTCATTTCGAAGAGAGCCCGATCGTGTTTGTGCTCAGCTGAACGGGAATTGCAGCGCCGCAGGCCGGGCTAGATCGAATCTCGTAGTCGAGGCTTCCCGCTGTCGCGGCCGCGACATAGCGTTGCCCTTCGTCGGGCGAGACGGACCTTCGTACATTGGCTGGAGCCGTGCTGGAACGATCGTCGGCAGAGATGGTGTTGAGACCCGCTCCAGATGCAGTGTTCGTGCTGCTGGATGGTCGATCAATGCTCTTCAGCGAAGCAGGACAGAAGATCTTCGAGCTGGACCAGGTAGCGGCATTCATCTGGTGCAAGCTGGCGCAAGGTGCCTCTCTGGAAGATGTCTATCAGGGGCTTGGGGCGCTAGGCATTGACGAGGATGTGTCACGCCAGTTCACCCGCCAGGTTGTAAATGTCTGGGCCGATCAAGCGCTGCTCCAAGCGGACTGGCAAGTGCCGATTGACTGTTCCTTCTCAGTGATCCTGGGTCGGCACAAAATAGGCGTCCGGACTGCAAATCGACACCTCTTGAGACGGCTGCTTTCGGTATTCTGCGTCGCGGACCAGGGCGCGTGCGACAACGACCTTGTGATCGAGGCAACGATGCTGGACGAGCAAGTGTTCTTCCGCGGAGAGGATTCTAGAATCTCCAGATGTGAAGTCGAAGCACTGGCGCCGACGATCAAAGCGCACATCAGCGAGCGGCTTATTCGAAGCGATCGATGGGTCTTTTCCCTTCATGCCGCTACTCTCGTGAGAAACGGTGCGGGCCTGCTGTTGTGCGGTCGGCCGGGAGCTGGAAAGTCAACCCTGACACTGCAGCTCGTGGACGCCGGCTTTAGCTACGCCGGCGATGATGTCGCGCTGGTTGGAGCTGACGGGACCATCTGCGGAATTCCCTTTGCGCTCACTGTCAAGGAGGGATCGTGGGACTTGCTGTCCCGGCTGCATGGCGACAGGTATGACGCGACGCATTGCCGCTCCGACGGGGTTCGGGTGCGGTACATCCCCATTCCAGATGCGCAAAACCAATGCGTCTCCGCGAGCTGGATCGTCTTCTTGAATCGGGTCGCGAACGGTCCGGAAGAACTGATCGCGATAGACCAGTTGGATGCGATGAAGCGGCTTATCGAAAACGCATTTGCCGCTGACGGAAGGCTATCGCAAGCCGGCTTTTTCGCTTTGAAGCGGATTGTCGCGGGCGCGCGATCATTTCAACTCACCTACTGCGAGTCGGTGGAAGCTCGGCGCTTGCTTATGGAATTGTGCGATGGTGAGGCATAGCAGCGCGCTGTCGAGCCTCTGCAATTGCTTGCGAGGCATGCCGCCCGTCGACGTGGAGTGGACGTCCGTAATCGGGCTCGCAAATCGGACTCTGACGACGCCGGCGCTCATCGACTTTGTGGGCAAGTATGAATCGACGCTGCCGGAGGACGTCTGCGCATATATCCGCAACATCTACCGCCGAAACGAGCTGCGCAATAATCGCCTCCTCGCTCAGCTGGAAGAAGCCGTCGTTGCGATGAACCGCTTGGGAATCACCCCGATCGCGCTCAAGGGCGCATCGACACTGGCGACCGCACCCCGGGAGCGCCGAGGCGTTCGGCTAATGTCCGACCTGGACATCATCGTCATGCCGGACGAGGCCAGAATGGCAATCGCCGCTCTATGTGCAATTGGCTACGATATTAATTACCAGCCCCCCGCCGAAAGCCAGAGATGGCACGCCGAGCTGAACCGGTCACAGGATGTCGGGACCATAGACCTGCAGCAGGCGGCTCCGGGTCCCGCGTACCTCTACCATAGTATCGGGCAGGCGCTGAACCACTGCGTCCTCGCGCCGCTGGGAAGCGGACGCGTGTATATCCCCACGCCTGTCTACCGAGCGCTCACGCTGATCATCCACGATCAGTTTCAAGACTACGGATATTGGCTCGGCGACCTCGACCTGCGGCACCTTGTCGAATTGCGAGATCTAAACGATTCCACCGAAGGCCTTGATTGGGAGAAGCTTGCCTCGCTTGTCTCGGGCGAATTGATGAAGAATGCGGTTGAAACCCAACTGGTCGCTCTTGCCGGGCTGCTTGGCGTCGATATTCCGCAGACGATGCGTTCCCGCCTGATTCCCCGCCTGCAGTTCATGCGACAGTTGATGCAGGCACGTTTTCCGTCCACGCGTTTGCTGTTCCTCGCGATGACGGCGCTGGATCTCGGAAACTACCGGAGCGCGGCAAACGGCGCCTGGCAAGCCGCCGCCCATCCGCGTAGATCGTGGTCCCTCCCGAAAATGGACACCTTGCAGTTTTTGTTGAAGGCGGCCGTCGCTGTGCGCACAGGGAAGGTGTAGGCCGCAAGCGCGCTGCGAGCCGAGCGACCGGTAACTCCCACCCGTTCGCCAACGATTCGCGCCCGCGGGTGTGTGCGTCGATGAAGCCATCAATGCTCGTGACTACCAGCATTCCGGTTGGACGCTTCGCCGTTCTCGCGAATCCTGAACTCCTCGATTGTGTGTCCTGATTGAAGCGCTGCGACCAGCCAGCGCGGCTGTTTGCCTCGCCCAGACCAAGTCTCTGTCGGCTTGAGGGGGTTGAAGTATTTCGGCACGACCTTTGGGTATTTGCGGCGAGGGGACGGGCCCATCTCTGTCGCCTCGCCCTCCGCCTCGCCGAATTGATCCGGCTGATTGAGCTGCGCAAGGCGTTTTTCCAACTCGCGCTTTTCGGCTGTTATCTTTTCAGCAAGAATCTTCGTGAGCTCCTCGTGGAGGAGCCAAAGTTCTTCAAAATCCATGGCTTCGAGATCCTGCCGGCGCATAGCATTCTCGTCACCGACCAACCTAACCAACAGTCGTCTCTGACGCCGAATAAAGGTTTTTCGCGTGGCGAACAAAAGACTGGGAATCAGGGTCGATCTTTCATTTGACGCAATAATAAATAAATAATATATTATTAAATGTATATTGCGAGGATTATTTTTTCTTTATTAATGGGCGAGGAAGGCTTGCTACGCTCTCGAAGAGAAACATTGGATATTATCGGCTGTCCGTTGGGGCGCCTTCGAGTTGCGATCAGGCAGTTTATAGCTCCTGCGGAACCGTTGACCGACCTCAAAGATCTGCAGCTCCAAATCCAGCTGCGAAAGCTCGCGCTTAGAGATATCGCGATCATAACCTCGCGGCTGCAGCGGGTTGACATCCGCATTTCAGGACGAATGCCGGGATGCGGCCTCCCGCAGTCGTGTTCCTTACGAGGGCGGCGGCGCGGAGGATCGACCTCGCGACGCTTTGGTCAATCATAATCCGATTGAATCGCGGCGCCGGCGCACGTAGGGCGCGTGTTATACTCGGGCCGCTATTGAATTCAGCGAATAATTCATTTTTCAGTCTTGATTGGAACCGGCGACGCAGTTATGTGGAGCATAAAAATGCTGTTGGGTTCCGAATATTCTTCGCTAGGCCCGACATTGGGTTCTTGATTGCTCCGCTGGAGCAGTATTAAATGGGCGCAACTACAGGGTGCTAGCATGTCGACCAAGAAGCTCGAACTAGAAGCAATGTCCCTGGATGATCTATGGTCGCTTCATGAAGAAATTAGCGGCATTTTATCGGATCGGATCAAAGCAGAAAAGCAGGAACTGGAGAAGCGCCTGGCGGTTCTCGGCGGCGGAATGGCCGTGTTAGCCGAAACCGGCACGCCGGGCATCTCTCCCTCGGGCAAGCCGAGGCGCAAATATCCGCGCGTGCTGCCGAAATACCGTAACCCGCAGACGTCCGAAACTTGGTCGGGGCGTGGCAAGCGACCTCGTTGGCTGGTTGCTGCGGTGAAATCCGGTCGTCGAATCGAGGAGTTTCGCATCGGGGAAGCGGCTCCGAAACTTCGGCAGCGGGCGTGAACTAGCTGCACGAGGGCACTGGCGCAGGCGCCTTTGGTCGAGGTTGGAGCTAATAGGCGTTGCGCCCCCGTAGTACTTCCACAGGAGTTCGCAACAGGATTGCAAGATCCAGCCGAAGACTCCAATTGTCGATGTACCAGAGATCGTATTGGACGCGTGCTTCGATCATCGACGCCGTGGGCGTTGCCCCACGGCAGC contains:
- a CDS encoding serine/threonine protein kinase, coding for MLERSSAEMVLRPAPDAVFVLLDGRSMLFSEAGQKIFELDQVAAFIWCKLAQGASLEDVYQGLGALGIDEDVSRQFTRQVVNVWADQALLQADWQVPIDCSFSVILGRHKIGVRTANRHLLRRLLSVFCVADQGACDNDLVIEATMLDEQVFFRGEDSRISRCEVEALAPTIKAHISERLIRSDRWVFSLHAATLVRNGAGLLLCGRPGAGKSTLTLQLVDAGFSYAGDDVALVGADGTICGIPFALTVKEGSWDLLSRLHGDRYDATHCRSDGVRVRYIPIPDAQNQCVSASWIVFLNRVANGPEELIAIDQLDAMKRLIENAFAADGRLSQAGFFALKRIVAGARSFQLTYCESVEARRLLMELCDGEA
- a CDS encoding nucleotidyltransferase family protein; amino-acid sequence: MPPVDVEWTSVIGLANRTLTTPALIDFVGKYESTLPEDVCAYIRNIYRRNELRNNRLLAQLEEAVVAMNRLGITPIALKGASTLATAPRERRGVRLMSDLDIIVMPDEARMAIAALCAIGYDINYQPPAESQRWHAELNRSQDVGTIDLQQAAPGPAYLYHSIGQALNHCVLAPLGSGRVYIPTPVYRALTLIIHDQFQDYGYWLGDLDLRHLVELRDLNDSTEGLDWEKLASLVSGELMKNAVETQLVALAGLLGVDIPQTMRSRLIPRLQFMRQLMQARFPSTRLLFLAMTALDLGNYRSAANGAWQAAAHPRRSWSLPKMDTLQFLLKAAVAVRTGKV
- a CDS encoding H-NS histone family protein, which codes for MSTKKLELEAMSLDDLWSLHEEISGILSDRIKAEKQELEKRLAVLGGGMAVLAETGTPGISPSGKPRRKYPRVLPKYRNPQTSETWSGRGKRPRWLVAAVKSGRRIEEFRIGEAAPKLRQRA
- a CDS encoding H-NS histone family protein; amino-acid sequence: MRRQDLEAMDFEELWLLHEELTKILAEKITAEKRELEKRLAQLNQPDQFGEAEGEATEMGPSPRRKYPKVVPKYFNPLKPTETWSGRGKQPRWLVAALQSGHTIEEFRIRENGEASNRNAGSHEH